Below is a window of Bdellovibrionota bacterium DNA.
ATCCCATCTGAAGGGGAATTCCGATCTCTTCCGCGTAACCGATCGCCGCGTAAACCCCGGAGTCCGGGACCGGCGTGACGACGTCCGCCTTTAGAGGAAACTCTCTTGCAAGTTCGTGTCCCAACCGCCGGCGAACGTCATAAACGCTCTGTCCGAAAACCGTGGAATCCGGTCGCGCAAAATAAATGTGTTCGAAGATACAGCGTCCCGGCCGTTTTGGATCGCTGATGCGCATGGAGGATATTTCACCCTTCATCGTCGCCGTAATCATTTCTCCGGGTTCCAGTTCGCGATCGTAGGCTGCGCCGATGAGGTCAAATGCGCACGTTTCCGATGCAAATACCGGAGACTTCCCCAGCCAACCAAGGGCAAGCGGCCGAAATCCCATTGGATCGCGAACGGCGATCAGCTCCTTCGTCGTTAAGAATACCAGGGAATAGGCTCCTTCCACTCGCGCAAGCCCGTTCTTAATCTTCTCCTGGATGGTTGAACCGGGCGCCATTGCCGCCAGATGAAGAATGACTTCCGTATCCATGGTGGACTGAAAGACCGCCCCCTGCTCCTCCAACTGTTTTCGAATCGCGTGAAAATTCGTCAAATTACCGTTGTGCGCGATCGCCAGATCTCCGAAACGACCTGCGGCGATAAAGGGTTGCACGTTTTTCTGAATATTGGGACCGCTCGTTGAATATCGCACATGCCCGATCGCACATGGGCCGCGCAGATATTCGATGGAGTTCTTGTCGAAGGCGTCCGACACGAGCGACCTTCTTCGCATCTTGAACAGGCGCTTGCCATCGGCGGAAACAATGCCCGCCGACTCCTGACCCCGATGCTGAAGGGCGTAAAGACCTAAATAGGTGAGATTGCTGGCTTCGTTGT
It encodes the following:
- the purF gene encoding amidophosphoribosyltransferase, with translation MCGIFGIAGNNEASNLTYLGLYALQHRGQESAGIVSADGKRLFKMRRRSLVSDAFDKNSIEYLRGPCAIGHVRYSTSGPNIQKNVQPFIAAGRFGDLAIAHNGNLTNFHAIRKQLEEQGAVFQSTMDTEVILHLAAMAPGSTIQEKIKNGLARVEGAYSLVFLTTKELIAVRDPMGFRPLALGWLGKSPVFASETCAFDLIGAAYDRELEPGEMITATMKGEISSMRISDPKRPGRCIFEHIYFARPDSTVFGQSVYDVRRRLGHELAREFPLKADVVTPVPDSGVYAAIGYAEEIGIPLQMGFIRNHYVGRTFIEPQKAIRGFGVKIKLNPVRSILAGKRVIVIDDSIVRGTTSKKLIKMIRDAGATEISMLISSPPVVGPCYYGIDTPTSEELIGANKSLDEIRRFIGADQLHYLSMEGVYRAAKGDSTRYCDACFTRNYLTSIEHRTAGSSANH